One segment of Chionomys nivalis chromosome 3, mChiNiv1.1, whole genome shotgun sequence DNA contains the following:
- the Hmgb1 gene encoding high mobility group protein B1, translating to MGKGDPKKPRGKMSSYAFFVQTCREEHKKKHPDASVNFSEFSKKCSERWKTMSAKEKGKFEDMAKADKARYEREMKTYIPPKGETKKKFKDPNAPKRPPSAFFLFCSEYRPKIKGEHPGLSIGDVAKKLGEMWNNTAADDKQPYEKKAAKLKEKYEKDIAAYRAKGKPDAAKKGVVKAEKSKKKKEEEDDEEDEEDEEEEEEEEDEDEEEDDDDE from the exons ATGGGCAAAGGAGATCCTAAGAAGCCGAGAGGCAAAATGTCCTCGTATGCATTCTTTGTGCAAACTTGCCGGGAGGAACACAAGAAGAAGCACCCGGATGCTTCTGTCAACTTTTCAGAGTTCTCCAAGAAGTGCTCAGAAAGGTGGAAG ACCATGTCTgctaaagaaaaggggaaatttgaAGACATGGCCAAGGCTGACAAGGCTCgttatgaaagagaaatgaaaacctaCATCCCCCCCAAAGGGGAGACCAAAAAGAAGTTCAAGGACCCCAATGCACCCAAGAGGCCTCC TTCGGCCTTCTTCTTGTTCTGTTCTGAGTATCGCCCCAAAATCAAAGGAGAACACCCTGGCTTATCCATTGGTGATGTTGCAAAGAAACTGGGAGAGATGTGGAACAACACTGCTGCAGATGACAAGCAGCCCTACGAAAAGAAGGCTGCCAAGCTGAAGGAGAAGTACGAAAAG GATATTGCTGCCTACAGAGCTAAAGGAAAACCCGATGCAGCGAAAAAGGGGGTGGTCAAGGcggaaaagagcaagaaaaagaaggaagaggaagatgatgaggaagacgaagaggatgaagaggaggaggaagaagaggaagacgaagatgaggaagaagatgatgatgatgaataa